A genomic region of [Eubacterium] eligens ATCC 27750 contains the following coding sequences:
- a CDS encoding ribosomal-processing cysteine protease Prp, giving the protein MTHITFFKNSEKEITGFYSAGHAGYAESGSDIICSAISVLTINTINSIEAFTDDKFDVSVNEDEGIVIFKMAMPVSPETSILLKSYELGVSSVAEDNPKYLSISVKEV; this is encoded by the coding sequence ATGACTCATATAACTTTTTTTAAGAACTCTGAAAAAGAGATCACAGGTTTTTATTCTGCAGGTCATGCAGGATATGCTGAATCCGGCAGTGATATTATATGTTCTGCTATTTCAGTTCTGACAATCAATACTATTAATTCGATAGAGGCTTTTACCGATGATAAGTTTGATGTGTCAGTTAATGAGGATGAAGGAATTGTTATCTTTAAGATGGCTATGCCTGTTAGTCCGGAAACTTCGATTTTACTTAAGTCATATGAATTAGGTGTTAGTTCTGTGGCTGAGGATAATCCGAAATACTTATCAATTAGT
- the rplU gene encoding 50S ribosomal protein L21 — protein MYAIIATGGKQYTVSEGDTIRVEKLAVNAGDTVTFDQVLFVNNGEAKVGEPTVAGATVTASVVGEGRDKKVIVYKYKRKTGYHKKNGHRQAYTEVKIEKINA, from the coding sequence ATGTACGCAATTATAGCAACAGGTGGTAAGCAGTACACAGTTTCTGAAGGCGATACTATCAGAGTTGAGAAGCTTGCAGTTAATGCTGGTGACACTGTTACATTTGATCAGGTTCTTTTTGTAAACAACGGCGAGGCTAAGGTTGGTGAGCCAACAGTTGCCGGTGCTACAGTTACAGCTAGCGTTGTAGGCGAAGGCAGAGATAAGAAGGTTATCGTTTACAAGTACAAGAGAAAGACTGGATATCACAAGAAGAATGGTCATAGACAGGCTTACACAGAAGTTAAGATTGAAAAGATTAATGCTTAA
- a CDS encoding phosphatase PAP2 family protein produces the protein MDNTEVNISQEIPAYERRYRKISEWFLNCKPAYAILKFIYKYMAYMIAFAYILLVIMSLRGTFFSETTPIMLRNSGIVVETDKFLLTSKFILTPFTSFILVSVIRKCIDAKRPYEKYNIKPLFIKETKGESMPSRHVFSITIIAMCWLYVSVPVGIIMLLLVAIMSASRVLAGVHFVRDVVAGFAVGIICGIAGLWLI, from the coding sequence ATGGATAATACTGAAGTAAATATTTCACAGGAAATTCCTGCATACGAAAGAAGATATAGAAAGATATCAGAATGGTTTCTTAATTGTAAGCCGGCATATGCTATTCTTAAATTTATCTACAAATACATGGCTTATATGATAGCATTTGCATATATTCTTCTTGTAATAATGAGTTTACGAGGGACTTTCTTTTCTGAGACAACTCCGATTATGTTAAGAAACAGCGGTATAGTTGTTGAAACTGATAAATTTTTACTTACATCCAAGTTTATCCTTACACCTTTTACATCATTTATTCTTGTATCTGTTATAAGAAAATGTATTGATGCGAAAAGACCATATGAAAAATACAATATAAAGCCATTATTTATTAAGGAAACTAAAGGCGAATCAATGCCAAGCAGACATGTTTTTTCCATTACAATTATTGCGATGTGCTGGCTTTATGTTTCTGTTCCTGTGGGGATTATTATGCTTTTGCTTGTAGCAATTATGTCAGCAAGCAGAGTGCTTGCAGGAGTACATTTCGTAAGAGATGTTGTTGCCGGATTCGCAGTAGGAATTATATGTGGAATTGCCGGCTTATGGCTTATCTGA
- a CDS encoding ribonuclease E/G gives MEYKYIITDINNKIFCCIYTSDNTCHYLKPLDSGSVVGNIYVGRVENVVKNINAAFIEIEDKQKCYYSIQDNKAPIFFNEKNNPAICQGDRILVKVTTEPLKTKPAKVSSKIELTGNYAVVSNDVKGVHISKKIKSNETISEIKKRVADILIQKQREAIEKTGYDYLSNFGIILRSGCADADTDDIIKDVKALCNEYTDMLRKAVFSKFYTLVHKDRPEYIEEIVHLSGKDRVEVITDIPDIYNELETYLPRSSNMSIRMYKDELWPLYKLYSIEKEIDTALSKKVWLKSGGYLIIEQTEALSVIDVNSGKNVTKAKSMEAIEASALKTNLEAADKLCQQIKVRNLSGIIIVDFINMNQRNCDILMEHLKFLAKKDIVNTTIVDITKLGLVEITRKKIGKSLSESLNKA, from the coding sequence ATGGAATATAAATATATAATCACAGATATTAACAATAAAATCTTCTGTTGCATATATACTTCTGATAATACCTGCCACTATCTTAAGCCTTTAGATAGTGGCAGTGTTGTTGGTAACATATATGTTGGAAGAGTTGAAAATGTAGTTAAAAATATTAATGCTGCATTTATTGAGATAGAAGATAAGCAGAAATGTTATTACTCTATACAAGACAACAAAGCACCTATATTTTTTAATGAGAAAAACAATCCTGCAATATGTCAGGGCGACAGAATTCTCGTAAAGGTCACAACCGAACCACTCAAAACCAAGCCTGCAAAGGTGTCTTCAAAGATAGAGCTTACCGGTAATTATGCAGTTGTTTCTAACGATGTGAAAGGTGTTCATATTTCAAAAAAGATAAAGTCAAATGAAACAATCTCAGAGATAAAAAAACGTGTTGCTGACATTCTCATTCAGAAGCAGCGGGAAGCCATAGAAAAAACAGGTTATGATTATCTTTCAAATTTCGGAATAATATTAAGAAGCGGCTGTGCTGACGCTGATACTGATGATATTATTAAAGATGTAAAAGCATTGTGTAACGAATACACTGATATGCTCCGAAAAGCTGTTTTTTCAAAGTTCTATACACTTGTACATAAAGACAGACCTGAATATATTGAGGAAATTGTTCACCTGTCAGGAAAAGACCGTGTTGAGGTTATCACAGATATTCCGGATATATATAATGAATTAGAAACATATCTGCCTCGTAGCAGCAATATGAGTATCCGTATGTATAAAGATGAATTATGGCCTTTATACAAGCTCTATTCTATAGAAAAAGAGATAGATACCGCTCTTTCCAAGAAGGTCTGGTTAAAATCAGGTGGATATCTTATTATCGAACAGACTGAAGCACTTTCTGTCATTGATGTTAATTCTGGTAAGAATGTAACTAAGGCAAAGAGCATGGAAGCAATCGAGGCTTCTGCATTAAAAACTAATCTTGAAGCCGCAGACAAGCTGTGCCAGCAGATTAAGGTGAGAAATCTCTCAGGAATTATTATCGTTGATTTTATTAATATGAATCAGAGAAATTGCGATATTCTGATGGAACATTTGAAATTTCTGGCAAAAAAGGATATAGTAAACACTACAATCGTTGACATCACCAAGCTTGGTCTTGTTGAGATTACACGAAAGAAAATCGGAAAAAGTCTGTCTGAAAGTCTTAATAAAGCCTGA